Proteins encoded together in one Pseudorca crassidens isolate mPseCra1 chromosome 17, mPseCra1.hap1, whole genome shotgun sequence window:
- the CA1 gene encoding carbonic anhydrase 1 isoform X1 gives MASPDWGYDGENGPEQWGKLYPIANGNNQSPIDIKTSETKHDASLKPISVSYSPDTAKEIVNVGHSFHINFVDDDNRSVLKGGPLSESYRLHQFHFHWGVKDDYGSEHLVDGVKYSAELHIVHWNSAKYSSFAEAASQADGLALIGVLMKVGQANPNLQKVLDALKAVKTKGKKAPFTNFDPSVLLPSSRDYWTYHGSLTHPPLHESIIWIIFKGNISISSEQLAQFRSLLSNVEGDKEVPIKHNNRPPQPLKGRTVKASF, from the exons ATGGCAAGTCCTGACTGGGGATATGATggtgaaaatg GTCCTGAACAGTGGGGCAAGCTGTACCCCATCGCAAATGGAAATAACCAATCTCCCATCGACATCAAAACCAGTGAAACCAAACATGATGCCTCTCTCAAACCTATCAGTGTCTCCTACAGTCCAGACACAGCCAAAGAAATCGTCAATGTGGGACATTCCTTCCACATAAACTTTGTGGACGATGATAATCGATCAG tGCTGAAAGGTGGTCCTCTCTCTGAAAGCTATAGGCTCCATCAGTTCCATTTTCACTGGGGTGTCAAAGATGACTATGGTTCTGAGCACTTGGTGGATGGAGTCAAATATTCTGCAGAG CTTCATATAGTTCACTGGAATTCTGCGAAGTACTCCAGCTTTGCTGAAGCTGCCTCACAGGCTGATGGTTTGGCACTTATTGGTGTTTTGATGAAG gTGGGTCAGGCCAACCCAAACCTGCAGAAAGTACTTGATGCCCTAAAAGCAGTTAAAACTAAG ggcAAAAAAGCCCCATTCACAAATTTTGACCCCTCTGTTCTCCTTCCTTCATCCCGGGATTACTGGACCTACCATGGCTCTCTGACTCATCCTCCTCTTCATGAGAGCATAATCTGGATCATCTTTAAGGGAAACATCAGTATTAGTTCAGAACAG CTGGCACAGTTCCGCAGTCTTCTATCAAATGTCGAAGGTGATAAAGAAGTCCCCATTAAGCACAACAACCGACCACCCCAGCCTCTGAAGGGCAGAACAGTGAAAGCTTCATTCTGA
- the CA1 gene encoding carbonic anhydrase 1 isoform X3 — protein sequence MMVKMLHIVHWNSAKYSSFAEAASQADGLALIGVLMKVGQANPNLQKVLDALKAVKTKGKKAPFTNFDPSVLLPSSRDYWTYHGSLTHPPLHESIIWIIFKGNISISSEQLAQFRSLLSNVEGDKEVPIKHNNRPPQPLKGRTVKASF from the exons ATGATggtgaaaatg CTTCATATAGTTCACTGGAATTCTGCGAAGTACTCCAGCTTTGCTGAAGCTGCCTCACAGGCTGATGGTTTGGCACTTATTGGTGTTTTGATGAAG gTGGGTCAGGCCAACCCAAACCTGCAGAAAGTACTTGATGCCCTAAAAGCAGTTAAAACTAAG ggcAAAAAAGCCCCATTCACAAATTTTGACCCCTCTGTTCTCCTTCCTTCATCCCGGGATTACTGGACCTACCATGGCTCTCTGACTCATCCTCCTCTTCATGAGAGCATAATCTGGATCATCTTTAAGGGAAACATCAGTATTAGTTCAGAACAG CTGGCACAGTTCCGCAGTCTTCTATCAAATGTCGAAGGTGATAAAGAAGTCCCCATTAAGCACAACAACCGACCACCCCAGCCTCTGAAGGGCAGAACAGTGAAAGCTTCATTCTGA
- the CA1 gene encoding carbonic anhydrase 1 isoform X2 produces the protein MASPDWGYDGENVLKGGPLSESYRLHQFHFHWGVKDDYGSEHLVDGVKYSAELHIVHWNSAKYSSFAEAASQADGLALIGVLMKVGQANPNLQKVLDALKAVKTKGKKAPFTNFDPSVLLPSSRDYWTYHGSLTHPPLHESIIWIIFKGNISISSEQLAQFRSLLSNVEGDKEVPIKHNNRPPQPLKGRTVKASF, from the exons ATGGCAAGTCCTGACTGGGGATATGATggtgaaaatg tGCTGAAAGGTGGTCCTCTCTCTGAAAGCTATAGGCTCCATCAGTTCCATTTTCACTGGGGTGTCAAAGATGACTATGGTTCTGAGCACTTGGTGGATGGAGTCAAATATTCTGCAGAG CTTCATATAGTTCACTGGAATTCTGCGAAGTACTCCAGCTTTGCTGAAGCTGCCTCACAGGCTGATGGTTTGGCACTTATTGGTGTTTTGATGAAG gTGGGTCAGGCCAACCCAAACCTGCAGAAAGTACTTGATGCCCTAAAAGCAGTTAAAACTAAG ggcAAAAAAGCCCCATTCACAAATTTTGACCCCTCTGTTCTCCTTCCTTCATCCCGGGATTACTGGACCTACCATGGCTCTCTGACTCATCCTCCTCTTCATGAGAGCATAATCTGGATCATCTTTAAGGGAAACATCAGTATTAGTTCAGAACAG CTGGCACAGTTCCGCAGTCTTCTATCAAATGTCGAAGGTGATAAAGAAGTCCCCATTAAGCACAACAACCGACCACCCCAGCCTCTGAAGGGCAGAACAGTGAAAGCTTCATTCTGA